The sequence CTATGCTCAAGATCTTCTATGAGTCTGTGGTAGCGAGTGCTatcctctatgctgttgcatgctggggaagcaggctgagggtggcagatgccaacagactcgacaaattgatccgcaaggccggtgatgttgttggtgtggagctggactctctGAAGACAGTGTCGGAGAGGAGGACGCTGTCTAAGCTGCAGGTTATCATGAACAATGGCTCCCAACCACTTTATAACACAGTGATGAGACAcaggagcacattcagtgcaagactcattctcccaaaatgcaccacagagcgccacaggaagtcttttctacctgtggccatcaaactctataattcctcccttaatgtgtgacactatggtttatctgtgcaatattcagttttcatacgtgcaatattcagttttattcattttcatatgtgcaataataataacgtaagcatttaaactatttaattgtgtgtatataactttttaactttcaatttttcttcttttttctttgttttaagcaagtagagtgtttattcttttaacataaatgggtgctactgtaaaaaactgcaatttccctctgggatcaataaaataTTCTGATTCTGGTTTTTATGGACTTGAGAAATATCATCATTTACAGCCCaagtcttaatattgtgttggtccctttttttgctggcaaaacagccctgacccatcaagtcATGGAATcttacacctttctatcagaaccagcatgaacttattcagcagtttgagctacagtagctcgtctgtcagCCCCCAAGTGCACCAGTGAGCCTTggaccttccttggaccacttttgataggtactgaccactgcagaccgggaacaccccacaagagctgcagtcttggagatgctctgacccagtcgtctagccatcacaatctgtccctcgtcaaactcactcagattcttacactcgcccattttttctgcttctaacatcaaggtAAGCGACCACACACACtcgaccatccacgtgatgtataaaagaaaacctgatccatcagaccaggccacctactTCCATCGTTCTGTGGTCCAGTTTCGATGCTTGTGTAGCtgttgtacatgtgtgtgtgtgtacagtgtttcaCTTGTGTACTGGACGTGTAAggaatttatgtgtgtgtgaaggaataGGGTTCATAtctacatcatacacacacacacacacacacacatgcagtctgtaaaaaatccacaacacgaagtcgatgcatttttaacattttattaaaacattttctttaatgccTCAATCATAACAAGGTTTAATGAAGggatcagggtcactgcaggtcactggactttctacaccaaactggtcctactgtgtctacatggacgtccctgtgtGAACAATCACGCTGGAAACTGTTTCAACACAGTtagaatcattttattattattataaaactttTAGCATCGAGTGTGGTTACAACCTTATTAAggttatattttgtgtttttactgtCCCGGGTCAATGTGACCACTCCTCCACCCCCCACTATGGGGACCAGTACTGTTTATACActcgatttatttatttcaggtcaGTGGGATTTCTCCACCACCCCTGTTGAtctgccgagggcgacagtgacagagaaaaactctcctaaaattacaggaaggaactttgagaggaaccagactcgacaggaacctccatcctcctcaggTGACCTGGAGaagcatttaaatgaattaaaatgaaacaatatttatagtcttttattctgcacactgttgtcacaaactgatgattgttgttactttatgtttttaataatttaggtcccgggtcaatgtgaccactccaccaccccgccactatggcgaccaaattttatctttgtacacaacattttaattatttttgtgctcTGTGGCCAATAGCAGAGTGACCACTCCACTACTTTGTGCTCTGGGGgtcaatatttaattttttttgcacacaattGTTGCACATGAATGTTTCCCCGAGCACTTTTGCACAGTGTTGTGACCACTTCACCACTTTTGTGCAGAATTATTGCCAATTTTTTACCTCCACGTCTCCCAATATGTGgagcaacatttcttttaatttaaagcttcttggtgaaccatcttatcttccaccactttttatttttcctctcattctgagcctccttctttttctctgctttcttacactccttctctatttccttccactctttctcctcctgcttctttctttctttcatttctgtctcACTCATGTTCCTTAGCTGTTTTTGTTTCAGCTCCTGGAGCATCTTCTGCTTCAGAGCAGCCTGGTTCAACATCATGGAGACATGCAGCTCTTCATTAGTTTGAAGCTGCAGCTCTAGATAGGATCTCTCCATCTCCCTGTTTAGCTCCAGgttctttttcttctctgaCCATTTCCTCTCTTTTCTGCGGATTAGGTTGGAGAACCACGACTTGTTTCTATTCCCTCCCTCAGTCTCATTCTTCGTTTCTGTCTGgccttgcttttctttttgtagTTGTGCGGTCACTTGGGGATCATTGATTTGTTGAAGCAGCTCTTGGTTTTTCTTTTCTGCCTTTATTTTTTCACCCACCATCCAAGTCCAGACTGGTCCCAGCTTCTTTGTAATTTTTATCTGGGACTCTGGTTTTGGGTCTGGACTGTGACGAGCTGTGAGCTTCTCAATCTTTGATCTTAATGATTTGATTAGCAGGAACTGATAACGCTGcttcttctcttcctctttttcaGCTTCTTTAATAGCTGGGTCCATCCCCTTTCTCAGGGTTTTTCTCATAGCCTTGTCCCTCTTCCTCTCAATGCTCATCAGCTCTACTAATTCCTTTTTTTCAGTTTCAAGCTCTTGGATCTTTCTGGCCAAATCCTTATTCTCGTTCCTCATCATTTTTATCAGTCTGCGCTTGTTCTGCTGCTTCGGAGGCCCACAAGTCATGTGCTCTCcccagtttatcttggtctcatcaatgATGTCCACTGTGCACAGTCCCTGTCCTATGTCTTCATTATAGTCCTGTATCTTTTTTTCCATATCCTCTATTTTTTCTGACATTAGCCCACAAGTCGTGCTCTCACCCCAGTTAATCTTGGACTCATCTATGATGTCCAGTGTGCACTGACCCTGTCCTATGTCTTTATTATACTCCTGTATCGTGTTTTCCATGTCCTCAATTTCTTTTGGCCAATTTTCCAGGTTCTCTCCCCTGTCAGTCTGGATGCACTGACCCTGTCCTCTATCTTCACCAGTCTCCTGCATCTGGCTTTCCAGTTCCTCAATCTCAATAACAATCATGTCCATCACATCCCTCTCTTTTCTCAGCTGCTTTTGAGCCCAGTGGTTCAGGTGCTGTCCCCAGTCAGGCTCCATGATTTCCAGTGCGCTCGTACCCGGTCCTGTTGGTCCCGTCACCTGTATTAGCTGCAGTAGAAGCGCTGAGTAGAATCTCACACCGAGCTCTGACCTGCTGAAGTGAAGCGCCTGTATTTATACTCTCTCTCCAGTGACGTCACAAtaccaaccggcccgcatcgtTACGTCATTTGGTTATAAGACGTCACTCGCGTTGGCCCCGCCCCCTCCCTCCCGCGCCCCTCCCACACGCACTCACCTTCActttcattatatattaaagGAACAGAACTTATAAAGCTGATGCGtttactttaatgcattttattattaatacagtcaAGTGTGTTTAAGACatcatataaactcctggttcagtaTGAAGCACATCTCACtataaatatattagattatctTTACTCCAGAAATATTCTGGACTGATTTGTTTATGATCTTGTTTGTGCAGCTGCTTCTGCTTCCTCATGTTTAAACTGTGAGAGAAATCAGCTCATCATTCTCTTCATTAATATTCTCCtcatttgtgttatttctgatgatgttttaataTGTGTCAGGGCTCGATACCTTTCAAACACTCTTTCATGCAACAAATAAATCAGGGGATCAGAATTTTAATTAGCAATATTAAATAAGATCTAATAAAGCACATCAGAACCTGGAATTGAGGAGATCCTGATGCCCAAGTGATAATAGGAAAATCTCCCACGTTCATTTTAGTGCTCCTgctatttcttttaaatagaaaatcTGTGAATCTAACTACCCATAATGCCCCCCACTCTCCTGTCTGAAAAGTGGTCGCACACCAAGGGTTCCACATATTCCTGCACGTCTTATAAAGAACTTAAACAGCATTGAGCTCCACAAGTGTTGTTCAGACTGTAGGGTGGCTCCCCCTGGTGGATACACAGGAACTGCTGGGGTGGTAGATACAGAAATGcatatttcttaaaataaagcaattaatacacaattttaatcatgtattgtcatctttaatttattaaacatcCAATTTGAATTGCATTCAGAAAGTGGAACTTATTATGTATTCATAAAAGGGAGAATAAgggggggaaatgcataaagatatatatatatatataaagataaagatatagtaaagataaaaatgacattgtgttatttagtttattaatcaaaacaaagttacattagattacattagtgttttagcaaactcacacattcacacatcacTACAAGGTTTAGTCAGTGATGGAATgtacatgctttatttttctcttaacACATAAAAAGAAATTGAATCCAAATTCCTGATAGACACTGAAGATTTTTTATGATCAACTTGTAAACAAATCTACTGCAGTTATGGTCAGTAAGGAAAGTGTTAGTGTTAAAGCTTGATGATGAATTTGTACCCAGTACAACAAGATTATTCATTCCAAGTTACAATGGGAATTTAAAGGAAAGCCTGAACGGCATGATAACGTGTTAGTTTAGTGTTATAAAATAGATCCTAATATATaatgataaagaataaagagatttgagattttgataatgttctgaaCAAGAAATATTTTTACGGTggctgggtagcgctgtcgcctcatagcaagaaggtcctgggttcgacccctaGGTGaagcaatccgggtcctttctgtgtggagtttgcatgttctccccgtgactgtgtgggtttcctccgggagctccggtttcctcccacagtccaaagacgtgcaagtgaggtgaaccggagatacaaaattgtccatgactgtgttggatataaccttgtgaaatgatggatcatgggtaaccagtaactaccgttcctgtcatgaatgtaaccacagtgtaaaacatgacgttaaaatcttaataaataaatcaataatagtcCAACCAAAGTTTGTTAGCACTGAAAAAGTTTTACTTACATAACCAGTAAAAGGCAACAAATAGTTTATTGTACAACTTTAGTCAATTTTATAAAACAAGAAATTGAAAATATCTAAATAGCCGGCaggtcaaatgacataaaaccacACAGTGTCATTAGTCAACATGTCTGAAAATACATAGATAGAGTTCATCatcaaatgtattaatttaaaagaaaaacaattttaaaattattataaaatatacaaacccAGCAAATAACTGCACCAGCTGAGCGGTTCTACAAATGTAGCACTATATagttggggccagtgatagctcagtggttaaggtactggactagtaaacagaaggttgccggttcaagccccaccaccaccaagttgccactgttgggtccctgagcaaggcccttaaccctcaattgctcatcatgttccgctcattgtgtaagtcgctttggataagagtgtctgctaaatgctgaaaatgtaaatgttaatgtaaaatgtCTCAGCTAATCGACTCTAGTGAAGACCAAGAGTCACAATATTGCTTTAATAgactattttttattcttaaaatccCAGCGTTTGTGTGTGAGGGTGGAGGGTGTGGTGTGAGGTGTGGTCTGAGGTTATGGGAGGGGTGGTCACTCCCAGTatagcttaaaaaaaaactagcttATTACTGATTTGCATGTTGTGAAAGTATTGTTACCAATATTTCTAgcttaaaaaaaattgggacagtataaaaaaatgcaaacgCAGTgtctcttacatttacatcgactcttatttcatcttatataaacccaaaatattttatgtttcgtctggtcaacttcatttcaatacatacacatacaacacCCAACTCCCAACTCCTTTGTCCATCTTCACTGCAACCTTCACCCACCACAGTTTGATGCTTTACACCTCCACTTTCAACACCCAGCACCCAAGCCTGCTCTCTATCGTTCACCAGAGATCAAGTGAGGAGGGAACTGAGGAAAATGAAGGTGAGGAAGGCTGCAGGCCCTGATGGCATCCACCCCGGGCTTCTGAGAcactgtgcagaccagctgtgtGGGATAGTCCAGGTCATCTTTAACCTAAGCCTGAAACAAGACTGCACATTCCATTGAGTTAAATGGATATAGACCAGTGGCACTGACCTCTCATCTGATGAAGGACATGGAGCGACTTGTTCTGGACTATCTCCGCCCACTGGTTAAACCAGTGATGAATCTGTTACAGTTTGCCTACCAGCCAGGCATTGGGGTGGATGATCCAATCATCTACCTTCTTCGAAGGTCCCTCTCTCATGTCGACAGGGCAGGAAGCGCTGTGAGGATCATGTTCTTCGACTTATCtagtgcattcaacaccatcaggcCCACTATACTGAGGAACAAGATGGAGAGTGCTGCGGTGGATCATCAACTCACCACATGGACAATGGACTATTTAACAAACAGACCACAGTATGTGCAGCTTAAGGACTGCGTTTCGGACACAATCCTCTGCAGCACTGGTGCTCCACAAGGGACAGTCCTGGCCccattcctcttcaccctcTACACCTCGGACTTCACCTACAATACAACAACCTGTCACCTTCAGAGGTTCTCCGATGACTCGGCTGTTGTTGGCTACATCCTGGATGGAGAAGACAGCGAGTATAGGGAACTCACCAAGAACTTTGTAGACTGGTGTGGACAGAATTACCTCGAGATCAACACCAGCAAGACAAAAAAGCTGCTGGTGGACTTTTGAAGGTCTAAACCACATCCACTGAAACCGGTGAGCATCCAGGGATGGAATATGGAGATCGTTAACTCCTATCTTAACTCCGGTCTTTTGGAATACAGGGGGCCCTTCTCAGCTCTTTTTATGACtcggtggtggcatcagccattttCTATGGTGTTATCTGCTGGGGCAGCATCATGACAgcagcagacaggaagaaactgGACAAACTGATCAGAAAGGCGAGTTCTGTCCTGGGCTGCACCCTGGACTTAGTGGAAGCAGTGGGGGAGAGAAGGATTATGGCCAAGCTTTCATCTTTAATGGAGAACACCGATCCCCCACTGCATGAGActgtggcagcactgggcagctcctttctaccttctgctgtcaggctaTACAACCAGCACCGCCCCAAACGCAGATAATCATTTCTATCACAATAATTCACATGGTTTTTAATATTCTCTGAAGTGCAATAACTTCTTAAaatatgtgcaatacctgctgtaCCGACTGTACTATctgcaatacattttaatacctgtgcaatatttggttaactttcttaaaaatactgtttatatttacatgttcttacttttctactttttaatatacagtgtatcacaaaagtgagtacacccctcacatttctgcaaatatttcattatatcttttcatgggacaacactatagacatgaaacttggatataacttagagtagtcagtgtacagcttgtatagcagtgtagatttactctcttctgaaaataactcaacacacagccattaatgtctaaatagctggcaacataagtgagtacaccccacagtgaacatgtccaaattgtgcccaaatgtgtcgttgtccctccctggtgtcatgtgtcaaggtcccaggtgtaaatggggagcagggctgttaaatttggtgttttgggtacaattctctcatactggccactggatattcaacatggcacctcatggcaaagaactctctgaggatgtgagaaatagaattgttgctctccacaaagatggcctgggctataagaagattgctaacaccctgaaactgagctacagcatggtggccaaggtcatacagcggttttccaggacaggttccactcggaacaggcttcgccagggtcgaccaaagaagttgagtccacgtgttcggcgtcatatccagaagttggctttaaaaaatagacacatgagtgctgccagcattgctgcagaggttgaagacgtgggaggtcagcctgtcagtgctcagaccatacgccgcacactgcatcaactcggtctgcatggtcgtcatcccagaaggaagctgacgcacaagaaagccagcaaacagtttgctgaaaacaagcagtccaagaacatggattactggaatgccctgtggtctgacgagaccaagataaacttgtttggctcagatggtgtccagcatgtgtggcggcgccctggtgagaagtaccaagacaactgtatcttgcctacagtcaagcatagtggtggtagcatcatggtcttgggctgcatgagtgttgctggcactggggagctgcagttcattgagggaaacatgaattccaacatgtactgtgacattctgaaacagagcatgatcccctcccttcgaaaactgggcctcatggcagttttccaacaggataacgaccccaaacacaacctccaagatgacaactgccttgctgaggaagctgaaggtaaaggtgatggactaaacccaattgagcacctgtggtgcatcctcaagtggaaggtggaggagttcaaggtgtctaacatccaccagctccgtgatgtcatcatggaggagtggaagaggattccagtagcaacctgtgcagctctggtgaattccatgcccaggagggttaaggcagtgctggataataatggtggtcacacaaaatattgacactttgggcacaatttggacatgttcactgtggggtgtactcacttatgttgccagccatttagacattaatggctgtgtgttgagttattttcagaagacagtaaatctacactgctatacaagttgtacactgactactctaagtcatatccaagttttatgtctatagtgttgtcccatgaaaagatataatgaaatatttgcagaaatgtgaggggtgtactcacttttgtgatacactgtatgtgtacatatgtgtacacactttgtattttttatttttatatccttgaaagctgctgtaacactgcaaatttcccccgtgggataataaaaggctattttatcttatcttacatgCATTTTactccccgtgtttgcgtgggtttcctccgggagctccggtttcctcccacagtccaaagacatgcaagtgaggtgaattggagatacaaaattgtccatgactgtgttcgatataaccttgtgaactgatgaaccttgtgtgatgagtaactaccgtttctgtcatgaatgtaaccacagtgtaaaacatgacgttaaaatcctaataaaacaaactaaaacatgaattttaagcctacaacacattcttaAACAAGTGTGaacagggctagtaataaggtaaaaataaaaactaaataatgacatgatttaatagctgattataatcatgaatgggcacaaatcatgttcagatggaaggaagaaaataggtggattgttaaggtggttttcaggcttaaaagaacaatctttatatattttttaaaaataaccaAATCCGTttgtactaacagcatttacttttacttttacttttaatatttaagtacatttaatatcagaaaatcacttttaatatttaagtacattttatatcagaaaatcacttttgatacttaagtacattaaatatcagatccttttagacttttactcaagtaatcttctaacaggtgacttttacttctatcagagTAAATTTAAAagatacttttactcaagtatggactTCAGGTACTGTATACACCACTTGTTTCACTTGTGTACTGGACGTGTAAggaattgatgtgtgtgtgaaggaataGGGTTCAtatttacatcacacacacacacacacacacacacacacacacacacacacacacacacgcacgcacgcacgcacgcacgcacgcacgcacgcacgcacgcacacacacacacacaaacacgcagtctgtaaaaaatccacaacatgaagtcgatgcatttttaacattttattaaaacattttctttaatgccTCAATCATAACCAGGTTTTAATGAAGggatcagggtcactgcaggtcactggactttctacaccaaactggtcctACTGTGTCTACAGTCTACAGTGTGGTTACAGTTTTATCAATGTGACCAAACCCCCGCCACCCACTATGGGGACCAGTACTGTTTATACACTCGATTACCTCCAACTaaatgaagtatttatttatttcaggtcagtgggatatctccaccacccctgttgatctgccgagggcgacagtgacagagaaaaactctcctaaaattacaggaaggaactttgagaggaaccagactcgacAGGAACCTCCATCCCCCTCAGGTGACCTGGAGaatcatttaaatgaattaaaatgaaacaatatttatagtcttttattctgcacactgttgtcacaaactgatgattgttgttactttatgtttttaataatttaggtcccgggtcagtgtgaccactccaccaccccgCCACTATGGCGACCGATATTTATCtgtgcaatattttattattttatatttatgttttgtttagtttttttgtttttgccagagcaaagtgaccactccaccactATGTACTCTGGGggccaatattttatttttctgtacacAATTGTGGTaagatttatgtttttaatcatttaggtcccgggtcaatgtgaccactccaccaccccgccactatggcgaccaaattttatctttgctcacaacattttaattatttttgtgctcTGTGGCCAATAGCAGAGTGACCACTCCACTACTTTGTGCTCTGGGGACCAATATTGAATTTTTTTGCACACAATTGTTGCACATGAATGTTTCCCCGAGCACTTTTGCACAGTGTTGTGACCACTTCACCACTTTTGTGCAGAATTGTTGCCAATTTTTAGCTCCACGTCTCCCAATATGTGgagcaacatttcttttaatttaaagcttcttggtgaaccatcttatcttccaccactttttatttttcctctcattctgagcctccttctttttctctgctttcttacactccttctctatttccttccactctttctcctcctgcttctttctttctttcatttctgtctcACTCATGTTCCTTAGCTGTTTTTGTTTCAGCTCCTGGAGCATCTTCTGCTTCAGAGCAGCCTGGTTCACCATCATGGAGACATGCAGCTCTTCATTAGTTTGAAGCTGCAGCTCTAGATAGGATCTCTCCATCTCCCTGTTTAGCTCTAGgttctttttcttctctgaccatttcttctcttttttacgGATTAGATTGAGGAACCACGACTTCTTCCTatttcctccctcagtctcCTTCTTTTTGGGTGTCGGCTCTGTCGCCCGCTGCTCTGCTCTCCTCTTTGACTTGTTCTCCAGTCGCCCCGATTCTAACCTGCTTTGTAGCTCCGTTTCTGTCTGGCTTTGCTTTTCTTTACGCAGTTGTGCTGCAGCTTGGAGATCATTGACCTGTTTAAGCAGCTCTTGGTTTTTCTTCTCTGCCTTTATTTTTTCACCCACCATCCGAGTCCAGGCTGGTCCCAGCTTCTTTGTAATTTTTATCTGGGACTCTGGTTTTGGGTCTGGACTGTGACAGGCAGTGAGCTTCTCAATCTTTGATCTTAATGATTTGATTAGCAGGAACTGATCACGCTGcttcttctcttcctctttttcaGCTTCTTTAATAGCTGGGTCCATCCCCTTTCTCAGGGTTTTTCTCATAGCCTTGTCCCTCTTCCTCTCAATGCTCATCAGCTCTTCTAATTCCTTTTTTTCAGTTTCAAGCTCTTGGATCTTTCTTGCCAAATCCTTATTCTCTTTCCTCATCATTTTTATCAGTCTGTTCTTGTTCTGCTGCTTCAGAGGCCCACAA is a genomic window of Trichomycterus rosablanca isolate fTriRos1 chromosome 4, fTriRos1.hap1, whole genome shotgun sequence containing:
- the LOC134312464 gene encoding golgin subfamily A member 6-like protein 22, producing MEPDWGEHLNHWAQKQLRKERDVMDMIIIEIEDLESQMQETGKDRGQGQCKLDIIETDRGDDMKNMTKEIEDMESRIQEFNKDIGQGQCTLDIIDESKINWGESTTCGLLEKYMMEMMTEKIEDMKNKIQEFNKVIGEGQCRLEIINETKIDRVERTTLGPLKQMQKDRDVMEMIMIEIEDLESQIQESDKDTGQSQGTLDIIDETKIDRVEHSDYWGQKQLQKESDMKGQWKPEIINKNKMNWVENTTCGLPERDMMEIMREEIEDMENTMQVYNKDIGQGQCTLDIIDETKINWGEHMTCGPLKQQNKNRLIKMMRKENKDLARKIQELETEKKELEELMSIERKRDKAMRKTLRKGMDPAIKEAEKEEEKKQRDQFLLIKSLRSKIEKLTACHSPDPKPESQIKITKKLGPAWTRMVGEKIKAEKKNQELLKQVNDLQAAAQLRKEKQSQTETELQSRLESGRLENKSKRRAEQRATEPTPKKKETEGGNRKKSWFLNLIRKKEKKWSEKKKNLELNREMERSYLELQLQTNEELHVSMMVNQAALKQKMLQELKQKQLRNMSETEMKERKKQEEKEWKEIEKECKKAEKKKEAQNERKNKKWWKIRWFTKKL